The DNA window AACAAGTACAAAATATAATTTAAACGAAATTGTCATCAGGAAATAAAAGAGGTTTACTTGTGGTAGTATGCGCGCCATCCGGCTCCGGGAAAACATCAATCTGCAAAGCATTTATGAGCAGAAATTCACGTTCAGGCTATTCCATATCCCTCACAACGCGTCCGCCGAGAGCCGGGGAAGTGGACGGAGTTGACTTCCGATTTGTGAGTACCGAAGAATTTCAAAATGCGGTGAATAATGATGAATTTGTTGAATATGAAAAGGTACATGATTCAATGTACGGCACTCGTAAGGACGACATAGAAACTGCTCTCAGCAATGGAAATATATTGTTAATCGATATAGACGTGCATGGCGGCATGGCAATAAAAAATGAATACCCGGATGATACAATTACTATTTTTATAAAACCGCCGTCTATTGAGGAATTAAAACGAAGACTTCAGGCAAGAGGAACTGAATCGGAAGAAAAAATTATAAAGCGTTTGGAACGATACGAGTATGAACTTTTAAAATCAAAAGATTTTGATATAATAATTAAAAACGAAGATTTTGATGTCGCAGTAAGTGATTTTGAAAACAGTATTAACAATAAAGGAGGAAGTTAGCGAATGGGGTTAGAAACAATAAGAATGCGAGACTTGGAAGGAAAAGCTAAAAACTTGTATGAGGCGGTTACTGTAATGGCAAAACGAGCCAAACATATAAATAACACCAGACTTTCAAAAAAAGAAGAAATTTTAGACCACGACGACGCAGAGGATTACTCGGCTGAACCGATAGTTCCGGTAATCAGCACAGTGAAAGAAACTAAAGTAGCTACTGTTGCGCTCAACGAGTTTTTAAACGGCGAAATTGAATTCGAGTACGTAAAACCGATGCCTGTCTCTGAAGACGAAGAGTTGAGTGAAGGCGAAGAAGAAGAAAAAACCGAAAAATCCTAAAGCAGCGGAAGATGATTTTCAAAGATCATAAAATAGTTCTCGGAGTGACCGGTGGCATAGCAATATATAAATCCGCTGCTCTATTGCGTGAGCTGGTGAATGAACATGGGGCAGAAGTACAGGTCATAATGAGCGACTCTGCCCTGAAATTTATGACTCCGCTGATATTCGAGACGTTCTCGGGGAAACCTGTCTGGACGAGCTTGTTCAGTGATGAAGAAGCTGTTGGCGTTCGTCATGTTACAATTTCAAAGTGGGCTGATGTAGTTCTTGTGTGCCCTGCTACTGCCAATATCATTGGAAAAGCGGCGAATGGAATAGCTGACGATTTGCTTTCAACAGTA is part of the Candidatus Neomarinimicrobiota bacterium genome and encodes:
- the gmk gene encoding guanylate kinase gives rise to the protein MSSGNKRGLLVVVCAPSGSGKTSICKAFMSRNSRSGYSISLTTRPPRAGEVDGVDFRFVSTEEFQNAVNNDEFVEYEKVHDSMYGTRKDDIETALSNGNILLIDIDVHGGMAIKNEYPDDTITIFIKPPSIEELKRRLQARGTESEEKIIKRLERYEYELLKSKDFDIIIKNEDFDVAVSDFENSINNKGGS
- a CDS encoding DNA-directed RNA polymerase subunit omega, producing the protein MGLETIRMRDLEGKAKNLYEAVTVMAKRAKHINNTRLSKKEEILDHDDAEDYSAEPIVPVISTVKETKVATVALNEFLNGEIEFEYVKPMPVSEDEELSEGEEEEKTEKS